The following nucleotide sequence is from Pangasianodon hypophthalmus isolate fPanHyp1 chromosome 8, fPanHyp1.pri, whole genome shotgun sequence.
aattataccacagttcTATATCAACCCCTAAAACTCCCAGCTTATCATTCAGTTAATCATCTTAAAGATTATTATAGAGGTCAGCCTTTAGTAAATCTGTATTCTTTCACTGGTGTGGTGGTGGAATCTGAACTTAAAGCTTCTCCTCTCAGTCAATGGTTATCAGTTCTTCATTACTTTGCCTTATCAGAAACAAGTCTTGTTTCATATATAAATTAGTGCACACATGAATGTGCAGATTGAAAAGTGATACTGAGATGTACATGACATGCATCTAAAACATCCCACCTAAGCATAAATCAAAATttcacatatataaaatatattaattaataacgcTTTAAGGTGAACTGCCTGACCTAAACTCATTAACCCAGATAACAGTGTTAAGAAAGATAACACATGAACAAGTCGACCTCGTCAAGTGATTGTGTACTTTTACAACATAGTTATTTTTACAGCCATCAAATCAAAATGACATCAGCTTCTTAGAAACCTAGTTACACAAAACATGTTTTCTCTACATTTATTATCAGCATAACCATAATCAGTCAGTAACCATCATAGCCACTACATGTTAATCCATAAATGATACCCTAATTATAGTGGACACAAAGCCATTTTAAATAGGAGTGCATTATAGTGTATAAGAGCTAGTGAAGAgcgccaataatataaaaatcaaacaaatccaGCGCTGGTTTCACAGAGGCTCACTGGTGAATTCTGCTGGCCAAATGCTGTCTGGTCACATGCAGCAGCTTCATGAGGAGATCTCCACCAGGGCCATCACTGCTCTCTGGATCAGATTCATCATCACCCAGACATGTCAGATCAGTGCTGCAGCCctctgtaaaagaaaatgcatgCAATTAATCcaaacatataataaaatgaaggctctctatctatctatctatcaaagtGTAGGAAATTTACCCAATCATTCATCAGCTTACACAATTTGTGTCAGCAAACCGATCATCTATCCGATGTTGCAATCCAAACAGTTTATTAGGAGTTGTAAAATAAAGTTGACCTTATCTCTGTAGATGACTCAGTTAAGCACCAAAAGCCCCAATGACCTGATGGCTATATTGGTTTTCTGACAAGGTCATAGGAGGATTCTTAAGATCACTGCACCCTgattttgttctgttctgtctCAAGCCCATTTTGTCTCAAGCTTGTCTTGGTCCTTACCAAgcctgaaaacatttttttttttcgtgaatTGAGATCCTACAGTTTAATAATTTTCACGATAGGTGTTTTAGTCCATAGCTAACCAGCTAGTTTACTCCAAAGTGACATTCTTCAGTAATTGCTGTAATTGCTCCAGCTATAAACTCTGTGAGTGGTCtcaaacattatatatatatatatatatatatataaaaactaaagtcaatatttgatgtgacaAAGTTAATATTTGGTGCAACAACCCTTTGATTTTTAGGCATCAGTAGTCTCATCCGTAGTCTCaggtaaactttttttttctaacatattttgtgcagttttgtaaggaaattggctggtaaGGTTTACTAAGCATTGTAGTGAATTtgccacagctcttctggagagtctgactgtcacacttgtGTTTTTTAAGATAAAACCTGACAGCCTTTCTGTCTAAAAAAATGTCTATTATGTAATATGCTACTTTCTTTGCTGACATACAAAcggttttctgtaacattacatttttttcttgtaaagtgatgtttggaaatctaaaatgttttatagaCTCAGACAAAGTCTAAgacatttaatatataaaatctaaacaTTCTTTTTACCTGAGTTACAGCAGACACCTGGAGCAGCACAGCGCCCCCCCTCAGATCCACATGCTCTTCCTCCATTCTCACATGGAGTGGGAATGTAGTTCTCCTCCATGCAGCTTGCCGCTTCAGGAGAGCCCACAGAGCAGCCTAAACCTGCTGCACAGCAAATACTGGGACCAAAGCAGTGGCCCCTGTCCCTGGGACCACATGCTATACACTACAAAATGagacaaataaagaaatgcatGGTAGTAACCATTAAGTGGGATATTTTCACCATGCCCAAAACAAGTCTAAGAAAACAGTCATCTCTATTAGATCATTAGGTGATTTCATGGTACCTCAGGTGACATATTTATCTATACCTTGCGAGCTGGTGCATCTATCAAGGATCTTTTGCCACCTATTGGGCAGTTAGAGATGTAACAGGCTGAGCAGACCGTAAGAAAGCACAGCAAAGACACATACAGTGCAGTCCCAGACATAGCTGCAGAAATTAGAAGAAAGGAATGAtcaaaatgtaaacatgtaaacataaaCTACAATTGAAGACAAGACAATACACAATTAGAGACACATAAACTACCTCATATCTAAATTATTAGCAACATATCCAGCAAAACATAGTTACTTACTGCTTGATGAGCCTTTGACGCTGACCGTTGAGAAAGAGAGCAGAAGAGATGTTGGAGGTTGGAGACAAAGAGCAGCTTTTTATACTCACTTGATGAATAAAGCAAGTGCCACATGTACACCGCTACATCTAACATCTAATGATTTAATCTTAATCACAGCAGTTAATAATCTAATTAGGTGAATGATTTGAACCATTAGGCCCCATGGCCTAATGTCAAGCAGAGGTCACTACAGACTTGTGTCTCGTGTGCGTGATCCTGCATTTACCACAGGAGGGGACCAGTATAATGACGAGAAAGGAAAGCTTAGTCAAATgaaaaacagacttcatgtagTTTCGCTCTTCCCTTTCAAATTGTCTTATATGTAGACATGAACTGTCTGCTATTTTTGTCATGGCTGAAGTCTCAGATTCAAGAAGAGGCAAATGATAATTAAGAATATCAGTAACTGGGCAAAAGCTGTTTAGTTCATTAATGATCTATCACCAAGTCTGAACATATTGCTTCATGGTGATTTATAGCTGAATGTAATCAGCAAAAGCTCTGTGAGTCTGCTGTACAAAAGAATGTTCTTGCAAAAGGCACTCAGAATGTGACTTTTAATCTACTGAGCACATTACACGTATGTGGAATATATACACATGAGCCTACTTAAAACATGGGTGTCACTGAACCCTTTACCTATGAATCGCACTGTGAATGTatgcacactcactcacacacacacacacacacacacacacacaccaaatctTTAATCGAAATGATTGTTCCTCTGTCAGGTCAGCAGGTTAACTGGTGTAATAAGAGTTATGacatgatgtgatgatgatcatgataaTTAAAGATGTTTCTTCTACCATTTGATTTGTTCAGTTAGCTTCTTCCGCTGAGTAAAATGCAAGAATATAGATACGTTAGCCAAACGTTCCAGAATATGTCTGTTCTGATAAACTAGTATGGCTGTGAAAAGGAAATCTGAAACAGTTATACCACTAGTTTATACCGATATACTTACTGATGTTATATTATTAGCGCATTCTTTAACATGTGACAAGTACTTTAAAACAGAAGAtgctattttttaaagaacaataaTAGGAGCCAATAATACAACTTTAAACCCTGATCGACTACTTTAACTACTGAAGGCCGAGAGTAatattttacaacattaaaattaattctAGCACCTTTCAAAGTACTAATACTTAGTAATACATAGTGCTCTTGTAGTGGTATCCCTCAGGGGTGTCCAAAGTTTTTTCACAGGGGGACACATCAAAAACCCATCAAAAGACCCAAGGGGGAAGTcaccaaaataatttttttttgtttcaatatAGTGAATTTAATTTTAGTGGAATAACTGCAGCAGGGTATCACCTGACAGATGTAGCTGTGAGACACAAGATGATATTCATAGTTAAGGACTATTTCAAGAATTCATGAAAGGTTTTCCATGCTTACTGGTTGGAAGCATTGCCATTTATCAGCTCTAGTAATGTTTTGTGTCCCATTTGCTCTGATAAAAAGTTACTTCTGTCATTATAGCTTCCAGCTGTTGCTGTTTCTCTGCCCTCTCATCCTCTGAATGTTTTTTGCAATGCCCATGATATCATAATGTCTcatgaaattaaatttcttAGTTGCCACAACAGTCTCTTGACATATGAGGCACATGCATTTGTGCACGCATTTGCTAAATTAATTTGCAGGTgtagtcagagaaaaaaaaggctcttgCAGTTAAGCTACAGTTTACTGCCACTGtcaggtgaaaggaaaaatCACAACATGGTCGGCGGGCCACATATCATACATTCTAAGACAGAAACCACAGGCCAATTAACGCCTGTCCGTGGGCCGCGTTTGACCCTGGGGTGGACTTTGGACACCTCTAGTACATCTCATTAAATTTCTTCTTTGAAAATGTGAAGCTGTCAGCAGATATGTCGCAGTTTGTGAAATaccaaaaaacatgacattcgGTTCTACAGTTAACaaaacttgatttaaaaaaaaaaaattctgttgaGCCCAGAAGTAAACTTGCTCAGAAGCAGAGAATGCATTGTAAAAGACCTTGTATTGTGATAACATACTGTATCTAATTCAGCTTTAATCTTATATGGTTTATATACTACTCTTGCTCTCAGTCTTAAATGAGCTCTCAGTCTTAAATTAGTTCCTTTGTCAGGTTTTGTACTCTGCCTCCTGAATAAAACTGTGATGATACTGCACTTAAGGCAAAGAGTAAAACATTTCCTTCACTGTATCTTTACTGGAACTCTGAGGCTTTCTCCATTCCCATCAAAACAGACAACCGATAGAGGAGTTAAACCCCTATGCACTATGAGGTTCTTCCTTCAGTGCTTGTCTAAAGCATCCACAATGTGTACAACATTCCTATGACGATCAACTCTAAATCTACtcatctgtaaataataaacatatttagtTTTTTCTAAGCCACACAAGTGTAAAAGTTTGAAGAGGAATGGAGATGTCTATCTAATGTTTCCTTATTTTTCGACAGGAAGGCACAGGCTTGTTGACTTCCTCTcccctcccttccttccttctctccgAAGGTACTCATCTGAAAAATGGGAACAAAGTGATTGTTCCTGTTCTCTTTCTTAAGTCACTTCAAATGCTGTCTGCTGTGTTGGAGGCTCATTGTCCAGAGCACGGGGCAAGCGACAGGTAAGCGCATGGCTCgctaacacactcacacgcagACAGAGGCTAGTGTAGTGTTTAATCGGGGAACATTGAGCGAGGAGGAGCTTGAGTTTATTACCTGAATCCATCAGGGACAGCAAGCTGGGCAGAGTCCTTGTGGTCACTGAAGTGAGTCTATTTAGTTTTTACAGGTGTTTATGTGGGTGTTGATGGGTGTATTATGAGTTGTTTGTCGTTGCTCCTTTTGTTTGGCCATGCAATATACTCTATGCTAAGCATGTATACTTTCATATAATGTAGATTTTCACTGTGTCTTAGTAAATTGTCTCCCTGTTCATGTCATGTATGTTATCTGCTTAATGCTAGGCGCAAAAAAGGTCGATTTTATTTACCCCCGTCTACATTCGGTGAATACTGGACATGACTTGGACTTCAAAACACCACATGTATTTCACATTATAACCACCTATTTATGGGACAAAAGTGTATGATGTGTTCTTTACATATACAGCATTTTCTGCTTAATTGGGGCCAgattttaggtttttattttacagttaagaTCATGAGTTTAAAACCAATTGTGGTATTTTTGGGAAATTCTTTTCAGAGTAATAACAATGTCACAAACCCAAAATACCAACACGAAGAAGAACTGCTGAAGTTCCGGtatttctcttttatatttttttatatcttccTCATTCACTTTCCCTCTATTTAGCAATGTTAGCCAAAGGCAAACTGCTATACGCTGTTGAAAAGAGATAGGGTACGTTTACATTTCAcctaaaaaaattcaaacagatGATTGTTGAGAAGTCTGGTGCAAAGAGAGAAGTGCTTGGTGTGGCCAAGTGAAAGATGAGTTCAGTAAACCAACATGGAGAAGcgaaaaatgtgacaaaaaagtgacaaaagtGGTTCATCAATCTGTatacacttcctgtttgaatATTGGTCATGAGCATTGATACTTTCTCAATACAGTTTGTctttaatattgatttttttttaaaaaatatctattGTCAATATCAAATATAATGAATCTCTACTCCATGTCAACTACTatgaatttacatttacataaatgacTTTTGATTTTTATCTTCCCAGGCACGTGATGGACAAATCCATAATTTATGGTAAAAGAAAGAACCCAACTGACACTAATCTGAGGACTTGTCCAGACCCATAACCATAACATCTTTCTATCTGAGAGGTTTTTTTATTGGCAGACCAGCTGCTCAACCCTCTCAATATGGACCTCAATGATTATGAGCCCAAAAGGGCAGATGATTCCATTACCAGAACTGTTGACCTCTCCCATCTACCCTACCCTATTGCTCAACCTGTCCCTACCAAACCTCTACCACACAAATATATCCCAGAGATGATTGATCTCAACAAGCTTCAGTTTCATAGAGTCCTGGGCAGATACGATACAGTGCAGGTCAAACAAGAAACAGTGAAACCCATGCCAATATGGCCTTCATCCCCTCTTCTCCTGCACCCTCCTTCTCCATACTTCCCACCCCTCCGCCCAAGCTTGGTCCCTTTCCCGTTCCTGATGCCAGGCCCAGTCATGCACCTTTCTCCCAATTCCTTCTACCAACGTGAGGTGCCAAGATACTACAGAAGAACCGCGGATGGCTCCAGAGCTGGGCTGAGCAGTGCTGAGAAGTTTGGCCTGAACATCCACATAGATGACAGCTACTATGTGGATGTAGGAGGTGAACAGAAACGCTGGAAGTGCCGAATGTGTGAGAAGTCCTACACTTCTAAGTACAATCTTGTTACGCACATCCTGGGCCACAGTGGCATCAAGCCACATGGCTGTGGCCTCTGTGGGAAGCTTTTCAAGCAGCTGagccacctgcacacacacatgctcacccACCAAGGTGCCCGTCCCCATAAGTGCCAGGTGTGCCACAAGGCATTCACTCAGACAAGTCACCTGAAGAGACATATGATGCAACACAGTGATATCAAACCATAcagttgcagtgtgtgtgctcgAGGCTTCGCCTATCCCAGTGAGCTTAAGGCTCACGAGCTTAAGCATGAGAGGGGccaagaaaatgtgtgtgttgagtgtggcCTCGACTTTCCAACACTTGCGCAGCTGAAACGACATCTGACAGTCCACCGTGGACCAGCACAGTACAACTGCAGCGAGTGTGGCAAGAGCTTCCAGTACCCAAGTCAGCTGCAAAACCACATGATGAAGCACAAGGACATACGGCCATTCATCTGTAGTGAGTGTGGTATGGAGTTTGTGCAGTCCCATCACCTCAAGCAGCACACCCTTACCCACAAGGTAAGTGTGAATATTCTTGGATAGATAAGGGCAAGATGAAGTAGTTGCAGAATACAACAAAATGTTGCAGTTTAGTTGTATCAGACCATGTATAAAGTGAGTAAGCCTTATAATGTGCAGACTGAGAACCTTGCAGTTTTAAAATTTGGATTTAGATATTAATAAAGTCAACATTTTGGATTAAGATAATGGCATTCATTATAGTGTCACATCAACTGCATGATGTATAAGGACCTTTAACATATCCTACTCCTCTTTTCATGAAGtaatttcaacatgttttgCAGGGAGTGAAGGAGCATAAGTGCCGCATCTGTGGCCGTGAGTTTACCCTGCTGGCTAACATGAAGCGCCACATTTTAATCCACACCAACATCCGAGCCTACCAGTGCCACCTGTGCTACAAGAGCTTTGTCCAGAAGCAGACACTCAAGGCCCACATGATTGTCCACTCAGACATCAAGCCTTACAAATGCAAGGTGAGTCACAGCATAACCCAACCAAACCCAAAGAGAGATATTATTATGCGAGCCTGACTCTCATAACAtgggaaataaagaaaattagtAAAGGCCAAGGTCGGGTAAAATCTTCAGTTTCCAGATGAGGCTGTATTTGGTCATTACAACATGAATAGCATCATTTCAGCTGACATCATAAAAGTGTTAGGAGTTGAATACATTTCAGTTTTGGTTAAATTTCTACCTGCTCTTATTAACTCACTGAAGCAAACTGACATGCATTGGTAGCATATTGAATATGACATACTTGCAGAAATGCAAATCCTTGAACAGGTAATACCAAAACAAGTCATTTAGGGGTCCTTGCTGTTTTGGAATGCTTCTGACCTTAGGCTGAGATGGGCGGCTTGAGGCGATGACCAGATAGCTTCGTTTTTGGCAACCTTATGTCTCCTTGTTCATAGGAAGGATATCTCCTCACAAACTGCCCCTGTAACAATAGCGCACTTGTCCCTTGAGAAAAGGCCCCACAAATAGATTTCATCTCGCTTTCTCTTGCGCTTGGGagtacttcctgttttctcacGGTCCTTTTGGACAGTTTACAGTCCCTCTCTCCTCCTGAAGGAAAGGCCCAccctaatgaaaaaaataatgtagaGGAAGGACAGCACAGGAGTGCCCTTCCCAGTAGGCTTCTGGCCCTTACTGCTGGCCTCTTCCTTTTGCTGCTCTGCTCACCCATTCATGATTACTCTTAGCTCCAAGTGTGTTTGATAACAGCTAAATTTACTGCactgttttctctgtgtttccTTGAACTCTACTTAAATCTGTAACTCAAGTGGAGCAAATGGTGGAAGGAATTTCTGTGTGTTCCTTTCAATGTACAATGCAGAAATAACAGCTTTGTTACTACTATGTCTATAAAGTTCCAGTTATATTAATTATCTGCAGCCTGAATGGTTATATTCTCTTTTCAGCTATGTGGGAAGGAGTTCAACAGAATGCATAATCTGATGGGACACATGCACTTGCACTCAGACAGCAAACCTTTCAAGTGCCTGTACTGCCCCAGCAAGTTCACTCTGAAAGGGAATCTGACCCGGCACATGAAGGTCAAACACGGCATCATGGACCGAGGACTAGATGCACGAGGTACAGAGTATTACAGTCAACAGCATTTGGGTCATTTTAAgctacctattttttttttcattgcaaatcaagaatgttttttaaaataattatcagTTATTACAAATTACAATTATAATATTGCATCCAATATTGTCTTCTCTCTGAAGTATTCAGGCGCAGAGGACGGTTATGTCTTTCCAGCCCTCTCCGTCTCCTGTCTCGCTTCAGTCAGGACAAGCCTTTCGATCTGTCCCAGAAGAGCCATCCCCAACTCCGTCTTTCTCAGTCAGATGGTGAGAGCCGTGAGGAAGATGAGGACAGCTTGTACAGGATGAGCCAGTACAGCCCTGACCGTTACCAGACAGAACTGGGAGGAGCCAGAGAGGCAGAcgatgaagatgaggaggaagaggatgggATGATccatgaagaagaagaggagaggagtggaAAGCAGTTCAACTTGAGCAAAGAGGAGCTCCAGTGCATACGTTACAGGGAGAGTCAGCAAGGCTCAGTCTCTGATGGAGAGCTCTACTGTAGTCGAACATATCGGGATAGAAAATTAAGCTGTGAATGAAGTCTTATAAAGATATCCTTAAAATGtcttttggaaaagaaaaaaagtgaaataaatctgtgaaacAGTCTTCATTTCCAGTAGTGTTGTAGCATGAATGAATTTGCTAATAACAGCATattatttaaagtaattaatataattgtttCCCCAAATGTTACTTAATACATAATCTCTAACAGTGTGCATGCTTTAACCTATTGTATAGTTTGTAAGAAGGAGATTTACAATTAATAAAGAACATGATTTCAGAAATGACTGATAAATCAATGTTTTATGTACTGATATTTTCATAACATTTGATAACGTTTTTTGAGAAATAACATGTAAATAATTCTAAAAGGAAGTTGctgtgattgtgtttttttctgtgatgtgtGAATCCTaatctgtatttataaataataaataagttttaaaaatactgtCTAGCTCTGCCATCACCTTTCATTTACATGCATGTATTTTCAGTTCAAGACATTATAAACCAGCCTATTAATTTTGAATAAACTCCTGTAACTTTCGTATAgagcttcaaaaaaaaaaagcttcaccaAAGTTGACTGACCACCTACTGCATTTCAGAACGAAGGCAAACCACATTCAGTTTCATTAATATCTAAGAACATTAGTTGGGTAATTTAGGTGTAATAAAGGTGATAAATCCTTCATTCCTTttctaaataatacaaaaaaatgaagatgaCAAGTCTTTTTAACTGTCTTTCTAattctttatattaatattatttgttCTAACTTTCTTGAAACATATTTAGCTTcttggaaaaagaaaggaagtaCAACAGAATGCATCACATAACCTGATCAAACAAGCCTTGTCTGAACTCTGTGGGAGGTCTAGATCACAGTCATTTCTGTAATACTTGGTATCTGCCATTGTTTATCGTAATTGATGCTCTTATGGGAAAGAAAATATGCAATTGTTCACCATACAAAGATAATTGTAACACTTGCCATTGCAATTCATCACACTATTTGTCAGCAGTGGTCTATTAAGCTAAAAGAATGCACTGATTTCACAActaattatttgaaaaaatgcattttctcatctttttatacttttattccTAGTTACATATATTAACCCCGGATAGCAGCAAGGGGCAGTGTGAAACACTTGTACACATGCATATGCTTGCTGAGACCTGAAGTAATGCAGTGACATATGACAGTACTTGCATTAAATACCTCCATCATGCAGCTACCTTTTCCTTGAACCTTCTCATGGAGCTGGCACATTTTCCAAATGACAAGGAACCCTGACAGTTATGGGGTGCTCATGAAactacagttacatacataactaCTGTTATATTTCACACTTCCTAACCACCAGGGGTTGGTGTTAATCACCTGGACAATGTATGCCAACAGTGCCATGAGGAACAGGATTCACCTTAGAACTAACCTGTAAGGTGATCAGAGATGACCGCCATACTCACACCACCATGAGGGGTGGAGAAAGTGTACGGGGACACCCAGgtagcagcagcacagactTTGTGGGGTGACACCTACTGCAATGTAGTCATCaaccaatttattaggaacttCTGTACAGCTGCTTATTTAATCAAATAGATCTTAATTagtgttcatatcaaacatcaatatggggggaaaatgtaatctcagtgacCATGGCATGGATGCTGGTGCTGGATGGGCTGTTTTGAGTATCTCAGAAATCTtgagattttcatgcacagtagTCTATAGGGTTTatggacagactggtttgagctgacaggaaggctgcagtaccccaaataaccactctttcatttcagaatgcacaggtttttttttagaaatactATTCTCAATATCTCAGTCTCAGTTTCCCTCATCTATCTAATCTATAACACCAGTACTGCAGTGTACAGAAGCCACAGCACCATGCGAATAAGGTTATAAGCTACACTACTAAATCAAATCATGGAATTTCTTTAGTGCAAGATCACTatcataatattgaaatattgagaCTGACCCTTAGACAAAtagcttattatttttttctttctgtctgttttgtaCCTGTaatttcacttcctgttcttggctgatcaTTCTGTCACAGCTAGCAAACTTCCATCAAGCTAACCACTCACTGACTATCAATGTTGGCTACTATTTTCAGTTTAGGTGATTGGTGCTAGCTAGATAACCCTGCGGTATATGGGGATGTGACAGGGCTTACTGCTTATGAAAGAGCTTCATTTTTAAAGCAAGGTTTCTCAGAGACAGTATTtaattataacaaaaatatgttaGGCTGTATAACCTAATAATGTCAATTATGCAGTCAGTTGCAGCTTTAATTGCTAGATAGTGATACTCAGGTTGTGTTTGCAGATCAGACTTAACTGCTCTTTgagttactttaaaaatgtctgttatTTTCCTCTTGCagggcttttcttttttttctagctaTTCATTGTTTAGGGTGTCTACATTGCTGTTTCTCGTTACTTACAGAAGCTGGACAGAGATGAGGTGAATGATGACCAATAGTGTTGCATGACTATGGGGTCATGATTTATTAACCAATCATGTTTGACTATATGGACCAAATTTTCTGGGAACTGCAGGCTTTGAAGGCCACTTTGTGGCATTTCAGGGAAAAATAAGTGAGCAGGCCAGGCCTCTGGAATTTCTCCTGAATCTCCCTAATGGCCAGTCTGGGCCTGGGTCACCTGTAGCACTGACAGTATCAAGGAAGCATTAGAAAGGGAGAAATGGCTGTATGATAgcagtatttattgcaaatactgcatCATACCTTACTATGCAAATTTGTTGGAAGGAGCACATTATTCCATAATTCCATCAGGACTTGTATTCTGAAATGTTAAGTTCGTTAGTTAAACTAGTTAAACTAGTAGAGTGCGTCTAAACTAGTAGATTGCTTATAATACTGGATCTATAATGAAAGCTTAAACGTAAAGCCTTCTAAACAAATATCTGCTGCCAGAGGTCCTCTTTCTCAATATGTTACTGAGATTTTTTGAGGAGAAGCAACACAAAAAACcattcttgttttgttttacttagTTATTTACTGTTATGACATTGGTGTTGTCTACACTCTAATACTCCATCACACATGCAGATAACACAATTCTGCGTGTTATCTGCACAAGCcgccaaaaacacacaaaaagttCCATTT
It contains:
- the LOC113527448 gene encoding isotocin-neurophysin IT 2; the protein is MSGTALYVSLLCFLTVCSACYISNCPIGGKRSLIDAPARKCIACGPRDRGHCFGPSICCAAGLGCSVGSPEAASCMEENYIPTPCENGGRACGSEGGRCAAPGVCCNSEGCSTDLTCLGDDESDPESSDGPGGDLLMKLLHVTRQHLASRIHQ
- the znf366 gene encoding zinc finger protein 366, encoding MDLNDYEPKRADDSITRTVDLSHLPYPIAQPVPTKPLPHKYIPEMIDLNKLQFHRVLGRYDTVQVKQETVKPMPIWPSSPLLLHPPSPYFPPLRPSLVPFPFLMPGPVMHLSPNSFYQREVPRYYRRTADGSRAGLSSAEKFGLNIHIDDSYYVDVGGEQKRWKCRMCEKSYTSKYNLVTHILGHSGIKPHGCGLCGKLFKQLSHLHTHMLTHQGARPHKCQVCHKAFTQTSHLKRHMMQHSDIKPYSCSVCARGFAYPSELKAHELKHERGQENVCVECGLDFPTLAQLKRHLTVHRGPAQYNCSECGKSFQYPSQLQNHMMKHKDIRPFICSECGMEFVQSHHLKQHTLTHKGVKEHKCRICGREFTLLANMKRHILIHTNIRAYQCHLCYKSFVQKQTLKAHMIVHSDIKPYKCKLCGKEFNRMHNLMGHMHLHSDSKPFKCLYCPSKFTLKGNLTRHMKVKHGIMDRGLDARVFRRRGRLCLSSPLRLLSRFSQDKPFDLSQKSHPQLRLSQSDGESREEDEDSLYRMSQYSPDRYQTELGGAREADDEDEEEEDGMIHEEEEERSGKQFNLSKEELQCIRYRESQQGSVSDGELYCSRTYRDRKLSCE